In the Anoplopoma fimbria isolate UVic2021 breed Golden Eagle Sablefish chromosome 7, Afim_UVic_2022, whole genome shotgun sequence genome, one interval contains:
- the cd248a gene encoding CD248 molecule, endosialin a, with protein MGSLVSSAAAFLLTSLLASLFGLSSVLGQDLRERDALCNADGCFVVYFQRKTFLDSWRACKDKGGNLATIKRREDAATIATLFSTLDLRHSRTSVRVWIGLQRQPRQCTTTRPLRGFSWTTGDQDTEYTNWQKEDSPSMCLVPRCVVMDYSTQEQNDNFKWLDGSCSVSVDGYLCHYAYKGMCPALWSEGAGNALYTTPFNLLSTLLTHLPFGSVATVPCPAGTKEEQSVLCMLKDDGSVGWSRDSPLCSDPPMSHDWCDQDNGGCEHFCRPAGAHVYCECADGYQLGDNGKNCELSDVCQGAPCEFECLPLSDGYRCACPEGYMLAPDDSGCLDVDECLQSPCEQLCVNAPGTFECRCREGYHTDDDGGCEDIDECVNDPCEHACENTQGSHICHCHLGFSPVPEDPRRCQDTDECQIPGTCEKMCVNYDGGFECYCEEGYELMSDHYSCRKRGERDDQSAVTPPFAWVTHQPGSVWDPVDYAWNPQQSHTDWPTEEEHSLDWLTDPPRVLDSDVIWVTSAPQEEDLALDPLTQEAEVDEENIDNGGADWLEWGQRSESELEVLPTTIYTTPPSTIISSTTPDWYDDDDDEETTTALPFLSTSTISEGAWNWWAGFTTSSRKPGNPEDSVVELSMPTDSSYPNEAEQEEYPLRETSQFPEEELGEEEKDFVDVTQQEPAVPTQPTPSQPSPSEGEESGDDRGQKQSSTWLMVGLLVPICIFIVVMVALGIVYCTRCAVHSRNKNATDCYHWISGAHDKQGAPNPSAGVKTHV; from the coding sequence atgggctcCCTGGTGAGCAGTGCTGCTGCGTTTCTCTTGACTTCCCTGTTGGCCTCGCTCTTTGGACTTTCTTCGGTCCTGGGTCAGGATTTAAGGGAGAGGGATGCATTATGCAATGCGGATGGATGCTTCGTGGTCTATTTCCAACGCAAGACCTTCCTGGACTCATGGAGGGCCTGCAAGGACAAAGGTGGCAACCTAGCTACCATTAAACGCAGGGAGGATGCCGCCACTATTGCCACTCTCTTCTCCACTCTGGACTTGCGCCACTCACGCACCAGCGTCAGGGTATGGATTGGATTGCAGCGCCAACCTCGCCAGTGTACCACTACACGCCCATTGCGGGGCTTCTCTTGGACTACCGGTGACCAGGACACAGAGTATACCAACTGGCAGAAAGAGGACTCCCCTAGTATGTGTTTGGTGCCACGCTGTGTGGTTATGGACTACAGCACTCAGGAGCAGAATGATAACTTCAAATGGCTGGATGGTTCTTGCTCAGTCTCTGTAGATGGGTATCTTTGTCATTATGCCTACAAAGGAATGTGTCCAGCCTTGTGGAGTGAAGGGGCAGGCAATGCCCTCTACACTACACCATTTAACCTTCTAAGCACACTGCTGACCCATTTACCCTTTGGATCTGTTGCTACCGTTCCCTGCCCCGCAGGCACCAAGGAGGAACAGTCCGTTTTGTGTATGCTGAAGGACGATGGCTCAGTTGGGTGGTCAAGAGATTCCCCCCTCTGCTCCGATCCCCCTATGTCACACGACTGGTGTGACCAGGATAATGGCGGATGTGAGCATTTTTGCAGGCCGGCCGGTGCTCACGTCTACTGTGAGTGTGCCGATGGGTATCAACTAGGAGACAATGGGAAGAACTGTGAGTTGTCTGATGTTTGTCAAGGGGCCCCCTGCGAGTTTGAGTGCCTGCCCCTCTCAGATGGGTACCGTTGTGCCTGCCCTGAAGGATACATGCTTGCACCAGATGATAGTGGCTGTCTCGATGTAGACGAGTGCCTCCAGAGTCCTTGTGAGCAGCTTTGTGTGAATGCTCCGGGGACATTTGAATGTCGATGTCGGGAGGGTTACCATACGGACGATGATGGTGGGTGTGAGGATATAGATGAGTGTGTAAATGACCCATGTGAACACGCCTGTGAGAACACTCAAGGCTCTCATATCTGCCACTGCCATCTGGGTTTTTCCCCAGTGCCTGAGGACCCCAGGAGATGCCAAGACACCGACGAGTGCCAGATCCCCGGGACCTGTGAGAAGATGTGTGTGAATTATGATGGTGGATTTGAGTGCTACTGTGAGGAGGGCTATGAACTCATGTCTGATCACTATTCATGTCGCAAGAGAGGGGAAAGAGATGACCAATCTGCTGTCACCCCTCCTTTTGCTTGGGTCACTCACCAGCCTGGATCTGTTTGGGACCCTGTTGACTATGCCTGGAACCCACAGCAGAGCCACACTGACTGGCCTACAGAGGAGGAGCATTCTCTGGACTGGCTGACTGACCCACCTAGAGTTTTAGATTCTGATGTAATTTGGGTCACCAGTGCCCCTCAGGAGGAGGATTTAGCACTGGACCCTCTGACACAGGAGGCTGAGGTAGACGAGGAAAACATAGACAATGGAGGAGCTGACTGGTTGGAGTGGGGGCAGAGATCTGAGTCTGAGCTGGAAGTTTTACCCACCACCATCTACACCACGCCTCCATCCACAATCATCTCCAGCACTACCCCAGACTGGtacgatgacgatgatgatgaggagACCACCACAGCTCTTCCCTTTCTTTCCACTTCGACAATCTCTGAGGGAGCTTGGAATTGGTGGGCGGGATTCACCACTTCCAGCCGGAAACCAGGAAATCCAGAGGATTCAGTTGTAGAACTCAGCATGCCTACAGATTCCAGCTATCCCAACGAAGCAGAACAAGAAGAGTACCCCCTTAGGGAGACCTCTCAGTTCCCAGAGGAGGAGTTaggggaggaagaaaaggacTTTGTGGATGTCACACAACAAGAACCAGCTGTTCCCACACAGCCTACTCCTTCCCAGCCATCCCCGAGCGAGGGTGAAGAGAGCGGGGATGACAGGGGGCAGAAGCAGAGCAGCACTTGGCTCATGGTGGGCCTCCTTGTGCCCATCTGCATCTTCATCGTAGTAATGGTGGCGCTTGGCATTGTCTACTGCACTCGCTGTGCTGTTCATTCACGCAACAAGAATGCCACTGACTGCTACCACTGGATCTCTGGGGCTCATGATAAACAGGGAGCTCCTAACCCCTCAGCGGGGGTCAAGACCCATGTttaa